CTCGGTGCGGCCGCGCACGGACGTCACGTGGCGTACGCCGAACACCACGACACGATCGCCCGACGCCACGAACTCCTGCGGTTCGAGCCGCATCCCGTTGAGCACGGTGGGCACACGGGACAGGAAGTTCCTGACACCGGCGTGGCCGTTCTTGGTCCCGCCCAGGTCGTAGGCGGACATGCCGTCGGGGTGGACCCAGCGCACGTCCGGTGCCAGGACGCCGAGGAGGGCCTCCACGTCACGGCGGTGGAAGGCTTGGTAGGCGGCTCGGATCAGCTCAAGGTTGGGCGAGTCGCGCGAAGGGGGAGAGGTGTCGGCGGAACGCGCCGGCTCCTGGGCCTCGGTGGGGCGCGCCTGCGAGAGGTTGTCGGACACGGGCATCGTCGGTCTCCTCAGCGGTGGGCCGGCCGGCGGACGTACTGGGGGAAGTGGGCCTCGAGGGTGCGGCGGACGCCGTCCTGCCAGGAGACCGTGCAGGGGCCGGTCAGCGCGCGGCGTCGCGTCGGGTCGAACCGGTAGGTCTCCCGGGTGACCTCGCTCGGCACCAACCTGGCCTCGACACCTGTCAGTTCGGACATGAACTCGACGCAGTCGGTGATGCCGACCGGTTCGTCGCCGCCCCAGTTGACCAGTGTCGCCGGGGTCGCCGCGGCCCGCCACAGATGAGGGACCTGGGCCACGAGGTCGTCGGTGTGCAGCGGTGAGCACCAGTTCTGGCCGTTCACCGGCACGGCGATCGCCTCGCCCGCGAGCATCCGCTTGAAGTACAGCATCGGTACGCCGCCGTAGCCGCCGGGTCCGTACGCGATGTTGAGCCGCGCGATCGTCGCGGGCAGACCGAGTACCTGGCTGAAGGCGCGCACCGCGCCCTCGGTCGCGATCTTTCCGACGGGGTAGGCGGGCAGCCAGTCGGCGACCCCGTCGACCGGGTCGTCCTCGGTGTACGCGTGGTCGAGGGTCTGCCGCGCGTACAGGGCGCCGGTGGACACGTACAGAAACGCCTCGGCGGTGCGGCAGTGCGTCATGAGACGGCCGGTCGCCACCGCGTTGACCTCGGCCGTGGCGTTGAAGTCCCCGTCGTCGCCGCGGCGCACCGCCGAGTGGATGATGTGGGTGAAGTCCTCGGGCAGGCCTTTGAGCGTGTCCGGCGAGAGGTCCTCCATGTCCCAGTGCCAGGTGGTGACGGACTTCTCGTTGAGCGCGCGCTCGACGCCCGGGGTGCCGAACCTGCCCAGGCACCAGACGTCGTTGTGCTCGGCGAGGGCTTCCGCGACCGGCCGGGCGACCTGTCCGGTGCCGCCGGTGACCAGGATTTTCTTCCCCTTCAGCATGATCTCTCCGTCTCGGTGGTGTTGTGGTCGGCGTCGGCCAGGGCGCGGTCGAGCTCCCGGCGCAGGATCGCCTGGAAGGACGCCACGTGCCGCGGGCTCATCAGCGTGTAGTGCTCGCCGGGAACCTCGATGTAGCGGTTGGGTCCGGTGGTGTGCTCGTCCCAGCGGCGCAGCTCGTTGTCGAGCCAGTCCTGCTTGGTGCCGCGCAGGGGGATCGCGTAGAAGACGCTCATCGACGGGACCGTGCCGCTCGGCCGGTAGGAGCGGCCCAGGTCCGTGAGCGTGTTGGCGAGCTCCGCCCAGTTTCCGAACTTCTCGCCGTCCAGGTCGAGTTCGGCGAGCCGGTCGGCCGGGGCGAGGTCCATGAGGCGTACGATCTGCTCCTCCACGGGCAGACCGCGGAGCCGGCCGGGCAGTTCCAGGGCCTGCCTCTTGTCGATCAGGGCCAGGAAGAACGCCAGGTTGACCGCGGTCTCGGCGAAGTCCAGTTCGTCCATGCGGTACTTGATGTGCGGCGGCAGGTTGAAACTGCCGACGAAGTCGACGCGCTCGCCCTGGGCGCGCAGGACCTTGGCCATCTCGAAGGCGACCGCGCCGCCGTAGGAGTAGCCGGCGATCGCGTACGGGCCGTGCGGCTGCCGTGCGCGGACGGCGGCCACATAGCAGTCGACCATCTGCTCGAAGGTGGCGAAGGGCTTCTCGCCCTTGTCGAAGCCGCGGGCGCGCAGGGCGTAGAAGGGCCGGTCGCCCACGAAGTACTTGGCCAGGTTGACGAAGACCAGGACCTCGCCGACCCCGGGATGGACGCAGAACAGTGGGGTCTTGGTGCCGCTGGTCTGCATCGGCACGACCGGGTCGTACGACGGGATGCCGGATGTCGTCCGCTCGGTGAGCCGCGCGGCGAGCGACCGGACGGTGGGAGCCCGCAGCACGGTGATGATCTCCAGGTCGGTGACGCCGAGGCGTTGGGCGACCTTGTTGCGCAGGCGGAGGATGTCGAGCGAGGTGCCGCCGAGGTCGAAGAAGTTGGCGCCGGCGCTGACCGTGCCGGGCTCGGCGTCGAGGATCTCCGCGTAGATCTCGCACAGGACCTGTTCGGTGACGCCCTCGGGCGGGGTGTAGCCGCCCAGCATGCGCAGGGTGACGTCGGCGACGGCCCGCTGCGGGCTGTCGTACGCGCCGGACTCCAGGCGCCGGCGCATCACGGAGCGCTGGATCTTGCCGAGGCTGGTCTTGGGGAAGGCGTCCTTCGGCAACGGCAGGATGACGGAGGGCCTGAAGCCCCAGTGCATCAC
The nucleotide sequence above comes from Streptomyces sp. NL15-2K. Encoded proteins:
- a CDS encoding NAD(P)-dependent oxidoreductase, whose protein sequence is MLKGKKILVTGGTGQVARPVAEALAEHNDVWCLGRFGTPGVERALNEKSVTTWHWDMEDLSPDTLKGLPEDFTHIIHSAVRRGDDGDFNATAEVNAVATGRLMTHCRTAEAFLYVSTGALYARQTLDHAYTEDDPVDGVADWLPAYPVGKIATEGAVRAFSQVLGLPATIARLNIAYGPGGYGGVPMLYFKRMLAGEAIAVPVNGQNWCSPLHTDDLVAQVPHLWRAAATPATLVNWGGDEPVGITDCVEFMSELTGVEARLVPSEVTRETYRFDPTRRRALTGPCTVSWQDGVRRTLEAHFPQYVRRPAHR
- a CDS encoding nuclear transport factor 2 family protein, which encodes MPVSDNLSQARPTEAQEPARSADTSPPSRDSPNLELIRAAYQAFHRRDVEALLGVLAPDVRWVHPDGMSAYDLGGTKNGHAGVRNFLSRVPTVLNGMRLEPQEFVASGDRVVVFGVRHVTSVRGRTERLKFVHSWTLRDGKATVMEDIFDTVVFHRLIES